The following coding sequences are from one Odontesthes bonariensis isolate fOdoBon6 chromosome 10, fOdoBon6.hap1, whole genome shotgun sequence window:
- the lmod3 gene encoding leiomodin-3 isoform X2, protein MSNSKDLEDLNEEDIDEDEILAMLSPEELKELQSEMDVIIAPDERVPVGQRQKDHTEKPPTGTFDHRSLVDYLYWEKESKRMLEEERVPATLLPSEKTLQEEAEKKEIKENTDDVQYVYEVIEEFIEGEYDDCEDGVEIIEEIIEEIIEEDDGSVENDEAIEVKNEEDDGSVEKDEVIEVKNEEDVKLLVENKSENTEEHAEPSHDTANVAGKNTVNDQPFSDPKDKTLSDDDKEKSADPLPPREASEVPETNEANEKLPQREQIKVNKLKIPKLALNNIKMTSRPSGNETNLESTLDKIRNNNPSITEVNLNNIENIPKEMLLDYVNALKKNKYVKTFSIANTGVDENIAFSLANMLRENRGIKTLNIESNFITGKGIVAIIRCLQFNETLTELRFHNQRHMLGHHAEMEISRLLKANNTLLKMGYQFELPGPRMVVTNILTRNLDRQRQLRKDEQKQQQLKEQREMMQMYENSLNLPPGLLEMLGYIPPLEVLQEHGLIPPSSELNAVCERQETKQPEAQKKLKPKSIPKQPDAEPANPIKDIQLKRTPKKRDPFLELDPRDGGRPERPSFQLKKTPKVKDAHAGGRAEEKANLTDVIKTLKPIPRRRLPPKVDVTPRDQLLTEIKKSNVAYLKSVPLPKVLESSETSLL, encoded by the exons ATGTCCAACAGTAAAGATCTTGAGGATCTCAATGAGGAGGACATCGATGAAGATGAAATCCTTGCAATGCTTTCTCCCGAGGAGCTCAAGGAGCTCCAAAGTGAGATGGATGTTATTATTGCCCCAGATGAACGTGTACCCGTTGGACAGAGACAGAAGGACCACACGGAGAAACCTCCGACAGGGACATTCGACCACAGATCACTGGTAGATTATCTCTACTGGGAGAAAGAGTCTAAACGTATGCTCGAAGAAGAAAGAGTGCCTGCCACTCTGCTACCCAGTGAG aAAACCTTACAGGAggaagctgaaaaaaaagaaatcaaggaaAACACAGACGATGTGCAATATGTGTATGAAGTGATAGAGGAATTTATTGAGGGGGAATATGACGACTGTGAAGATGGAGTAGAAATCATAGAGGAAATAATTGAGGAAATAATTGAGGAAGATGATGGGAGTGTTGAAAACGACGAAGCGATTGAAGTGAAAAATGAGGAAGATGATGGGAGTGTTGAAAAAGACGAAGTGATTGAAGTGAAAAATGAGGAAGATGTGAAGCTACTTGTCGAAAACAAATCTGAAAATACAGAGGAGCATGCTGAGCCCTCACATGACACAGCAAACGTAGCGGGAAAGAATACAGTAAACGATCAGCCTTTTTCAGACCCAAAGGACAAGACACTAAGCGatgatgacaaagaaaaaagtgcAGATCCCTTACCTCCCCGAGAGGCTTCAGAGGTGCCGGAGACAAATGAGGCAAATGAGAAGCTCCCACAAAGAGAACAGATAAAAGTGAACAAACTGAAAATTCCAAAACTGGCGCTGAATAACATAAAAATGACATCAAGACCGTCAGGAAATGAGACAAACCTGGAATCGACCCTTGACAAGATCCGTAACAACAACCCCTCCATCACTGAGGTAAACCTCAACAACATAGAAAACATTCCTAAAGAGATGCTTTTGGACTATGTCAACGCCTTGAAGAAGAATAAATATGTGAAAACATTTAGTATAGCCAACACTGGGGTCGATGAAAACATTGCTTTCAGCCTGGCTAACATGTTAAGAGAGAATCGCGGCATTAAGACTTTGAATATCGAGTCGAATTTCATTACTGGGAAGGGCATTGTTGCCATCATCCGCTGCCTCCAGTTCAATGAAACTCTCACAGAGCTTCGTTTTCACAACCAGAGGCACATGCTGGGTCATCACGCAGAGATGGAAATCTCTCGCCTGCTCAAGGCCAACAACACCCTTCTGAAGATGGGCTACCAATTTGAGCTGCCAGGGCCCAGGATGGTGGTGACAAATATTCTGACAAGAAATCTCGACCGTCAGAGGCAGCTGAGGAAGGAtgagcagaagcagcagcagctaaagGAGCAGAGGGAgatgatgcaaatgtatgaaaacaGTCTTAATCTGCCCCCTGGTTTACTTGAGATGCTGGGCTACATACCTCCCCTAGAAGTCCTTCAGGAGCATGGACTCATCCCACCCTCGTCAGAGTTGAACGCTGTATGTGAAAGGCAAGAAACGAAACAGCCAGAGGCACAGAAGAAGCTCAAACCCAAAagcattcccaaacaacccgacgCCGAACCAGCAAACCCAATAAAGGACATCCAGTTAAAGAGGACGCCCAAGAAGCGGGATCCATTTCTGGAGCTGGATCCAAGAGATGGCGGGAGACCTGAGAGGCCAAGTTTCCAGCTGAAGAAGACTCCCAAAGTAAAGGATGCACACGCTGGAGGGAGGGCAGAGGAAAAAGCCAACCTGACCGATGTGATAAAGACTTTGAAACCTATACCTCGCAGACGACTGCCTCCAAAGGTCGATGTGACGCCTCGTGATCAGCTCCTAACTGAGATCAAGAAGAGCAATGTGGCATATCTCAAATCC GTGCCACTCCCAAAAGTCCTGGAATCAAGTGAAACAAGTCTCCTCTGA
- the lmod3 gene encoding leiomodin-3 isoform X1, protein MSNSKDLEDLNEEDIDEDEILAMLSPEELKELQSEMDVIIAPDERVPVGQRQKDHTEKPPTGTFDHRSLVDYLYWEKESKRMLEEERVPATLLPSEVRAQPLTFIQKTLQEEAEKKEIKENTDDVQYVYEVIEEFIEGEYDDCEDGVEIIEEIIEEIIEEDDGSVENDEAIEVKNEEDDGSVEKDEVIEVKNEEDVKLLVENKSENTEEHAEPSHDTANVAGKNTVNDQPFSDPKDKTLSDDDKEKSADPLPPREASEVPETNEANEKLPQREQIKVNKLKIPKLALNNIKMTSRPSGNETNLESTLDKIRNNNPSITEVNLNNIENIPKEMLLDYVNALKKNKYVKTFSIANTGVDENIAFSLANMLRENRGIKTLNIESNFITGKGIVAIIRCLQFNETLTELRFHNQRHMLGHHAEMEISRLLKANNTLLKMGYQFELPGPRMVVTNILTRNLDRQRQLRKDEQKQQQLKEQREMMQMYENSLNLPPGLLEMLGYIPPLEVLQEHGLIPPSSELNAVCERQETKQPEAQKKLKPKSIPKQPDAEPANPIKDIQLKRTPKKRDPFLELDPRDGGRPERPSFQLKKTPKVKDAHAGGRAEEKANLTDVIKTLKPIPRRRLPPKVDVTPRDQLLTEIKKSNVAYLKSVPLPKVLESSETSLL, encoded by the exons ATGTCCAACAGTAAAGATCTTGAGGATCTCAATGAGGAGGACATCGATGAAGATGAAATCCTTGCAATGCTTTCTCCCGAGGAGCTCAAGGAGCTCCAAAGTGAGATGGATGTTATTATTGCCCCAGATGAACGTGTACCCGTTGGACAGAGACAGAAGGACCACACGGAGAAACCTCCGACAGGGACATTCGACCACAGATCACTGGTAGATTATCTCTACTGGGAGAAAGAGTCTAAACGTATGCTCGAAGAAGAAAGAGTGCCTGCCACTCTGCTACCCAGTGAGGTAAGAGCTCAACCTCTGACGTTCATACAG aAAACCTTACAGGAggaagctgaaaaaaaagaaatcaaggaaAACACAGACGATGTGCAATATGTGTATGAAGTGATAGAGGAATTTATTGAGGGGGAATATGACGACTGTGAAGATGGAGTAGAAATCATAGAGGAAATAATTGAGGAAATAATTGAGGAAGATGATGGGAGTGTTGAAAACGACGAAGCGATTGAAGTGAAAAATGAGGAAGATGATGGGAGTGTTGAAAAAGACGAAGTGATTGAAGTGAAAAATGAGGAAGATGTGAAGCTACTTGTCGAAAACAAATCTGAAAATACAGAGGAGCATGCTGAGCCCTCACATGACACAGCAAACGTAGCGGGAAAGAATACAGTAAACGATCAGCCTTTTTCAGACCCAAAGGACAAGACACTAAGCGatgatgacaaagaaaaaagtgcAGATCCCTTACCTCCCCGAGAGGCTTCAGAGGTGCCGGAGACAAATGAGGCAAATGAGAAGCTCCCACAAAGAGAACAGATAAAAGTGAACAAACTGAAAATTCCAAAACTGGCGCTGAATAACATAAAAATGACATCAAGACCGTCAGGAAATGAGACAAACCTGGAATCGACCCTTGACAAGATCCGTAACAACAACCCCTCCATCACTGAGGTAAACCTCAACAACATAGAAAACATTCCTAAAGAGATGCTTTTGGACTATGTCAACGCCTTGAAGAAGAATAAATATGTGAAAACATTTAGTATAGCCAACACTGGGGTCGATGAAAACATTGCTTTCAGCCTGGCTAACATGTTAAGAGAGAATCGCGGCATTAAGACTTTGAATATCGAGTCGAATTTCATTACTGGGAAGGGCATTGTTGCCATCATCCGCTGCCTCCAGTTCAATGAAACTCTCACAGAGCTTCGTTTTCACAACCAGAGGCACATGCTGGGTCATCACGCAGAGATGGAAATCTCTCGCCTGCTCAAGGCCAACAACACCCTTCTGAAGATGGGCTACCAATTTGAGCTGCCAGGGCCCAGGATGGTGGTGACAAATATTCTGACAAGAAATCTCGACCGTCAGAGGCAGCTGAGGAAGGAtgagcagaagcagcagcagctaaagGAGCAGAGGGAgatgatgcaaatgtatgaaaacaGTCTTAATCTGCCCCCTGGTTTACTTGAGATGCTGGGCTACATACCTCCCCTAGAAGTCCTTCAGGAGCATGGACTCATCCCACCCTCGTCAGAGTTGAACGCTGTATGTGAAAGGCAAGAAACGAAACAGCCAGAGGCACAGAAGAAGCTCAAACCCAAAagcattcccaaacaacccgacgCCGAACCAGCAAACCCAATAAAGGACATCCAGTTAAAGAGGACGCCCAAGAAGCGGGATCCATTTCTGGAGCTGGATCCAAGAGATGGCGGGAGACCTGAGAGGCCAAGTTTCCAGCTGAAGAAGACTCCCAAAGTAAAGGATGCACACGCTGGAGGGAGGGCAGAGGAAAAAGCCAACCTGACCGATGTGATAAAGACTTTGAAACCTATACCTCGCAGACGACTGCCTCCAAAGGTCGATGTGACGCCTCGTGATCAGCTCCTAACTGAGATCAAGAAGAGCAATGTGGCATATCTCAAATCC GTGCCACTCCCAAAAGTCCTGGAATCAAGTGAAACAAGTCTCCTCTGA
- the frmd4bb gene encoding FERM domain-containing protein 4B isoform X1 codes for MTEGRLCQVQLLDDRKLELLVQPKLLSYELLDLVSSHFNLKEKEFFGLAFFDDNGQCKWLQMDRRVLEHDFSKKPGAIALNFLVRFYVENITQLKDIITVELFYLNAKSAVYNGIIEVETENVFKLAANALQEAKGDYTSDENTRADMKKLPTLPTKVLKEHPSLAYCEDRVIENYKQLKGVSRGQAIVQYLTLVESLPTYGVHYYEVKDKQGIPWWLGISYKGIGQYDLQDKLKPRKLYQWKQLENLYFREKKFAVEVNDPHRRAVTKRTFGQTGLLIHTWYASHSLIKTIWVMAISQHQFYLDRKQSKAKVGPARNLEEIAMDLTEHGGAKINRLGDVCLKNNFITASNGSLVSTGSADSEMSEEQKKEKLSELRKKEQEIQDILAKKTKELKKICLREAELTGKLPKEYPLSSGERPPQVRRRVGTAFKLDDLFPYNEDPFLRNLESRFALQQKIVEAAKKLANESELCKTVKKKRRRNCLDAMHKLQQIENEMNQYRIKKGKKPTQRASVIIADELVRSNCSSLSSLPLDDDDSDGAGQRPRSRSVQGSPQLSPMRSLGADYDTERQGSPAGNHLKNHSRLAFDGQEASHYHQNSREVSSTNSSPYKTLPRPPRDPRSMPPTPVMTRNAYSSSQLRLEGSPHCFRHRSGSLESQPRLRKDTDLEKPVFILSPADRSNSTEVLEDCSSYTSQSSLDYCGAANSHYNTLDSRTSTMHRLHRKMEVYGNTGSMPNLVQHHSGCNYSCETSTHYTPSAYYVAGYPCPDMEPYANGAYVYENEVEGHYNVNPSYQINGYHGHDRFRHYSSDGADSLSQNPYATVRPPRSREGPRNELLAKNMQKALVAEHLRGWYHRSRGHREGGRGLMAGSDFDNGSQLSLGYQTMPAAFSHSSRTTSFSSVSSAESTGNWRNQLAVGLTEFDTSDTPQHPHPGTETSLCNRSPTHNRCSPENKESDTMPKKSESVDVVGAEATSTDEPSDNNSST; via the exons ATGACTGAGGGCAGACTGTGCCAAGTTCAGTTGCTGGATGACAGGAAGCTAGAGCTGCTGGTACAG CCGAAGCTGCTGTCGTACGAACTCCTCGACTTGGTATCCTCCCACTTCAACCTCAAAGAGAAAGAATTCTTCGGACTTGCATTTTTTGACGACAA TGGTCAGTGTAAGTGGTTGCAGATGGACCGCAGAGTTCTCGAGCACGACTTTTCAAAGAAGCCCGGTGCCATCGCCCTCAACTTCCTGGTCAG GTTTTATGTAGAAAACATAACGCAGTTAAAGGACATCATAACTGTGGAGTTATTCTACCTGAATGCAAAATCTGCTGTCTACAAC GGGATTATCGAAGTGGAAACTGAGAACGTCTTCAAATTAGCTGCAAATGCTTTGCAG GAGGCTAAAGGAGACTATACAAG tgatgaaAACACTCGAGCTGATATGAAGAAACTACCAACTCTTCCCACCAAAGTACTCAAGGAACACCCATCTCTGGCATACTG TGAGGATCGAGTAATTGAAAATTATAAGCAGCTGAAAGGTGTCTCCAGAGGACAGGCCATTGTGCA GTATTTGACGTTAGTGGAATCATTGCCGACGTATGGTGTGCATTATTATGAGGTTAAG GATAAACAAGGGATCCCCTGGTGGCTTGGAATCAGCTATAAGGGCATCGGCCAGTATGATCTGCAGGACAAATTAAAACCCCGAAAG CTATACCAGTGGAAGCAGCTGGAAAACTTGTACTTCCGAGAGAAAAAATTTGCTGTAGAAGTTAATGACCCACACAG GAGAGCGGTTACCAAACGCACCTTTGGACAGACAGGCCTACTCATCCACACGTGGTATGCCAGCCATTCTCTGATCAAGACCATTTGGGTCATGGCCATTAGTCAGCACCAGTTCTACTTGGACAGGAAGCAAAGCAAA GCTAAAGTTGGACCAGCTCGAAATTTGGAGGAAATTGCCATGGATCTCACAGAGCATGGAGGGGCAAAAATAAACAGACTGGGAGATGTATGCCTAAAAAATAACTTTATAACAGCCAGCAACGGGAGTTTGGTGTCTACAG GTTCTGCAGACTCAGAAATGAGCGAGgaacagaagaaagaaaaactctctgaactgaggaaaaaagaacaggagaTCCAAGATATTTTGGccaagaaaacaaaagagctAAAGAAGATTTGCCTCAGAGAGGCG GAACTAACTGGCAAGCTGCCAAAGGAGTATCCCCTCTCTTCAGGGGAGAGACCGCCGCAGGTCAGACGACGTGTTGGCACTGCTTTTAAGTTAGACGACCTTTTCCCCTACAATGAG GACCCCTTCCTGAGGAACCTGGAGAGCAGATTTGCCCTTCAACAAAAGATTGTGGAGGCAGCCAAGAAGCTTGCAAATGAGTCAGAACTGTGCAAAACTgtcaagaagaagaggaggagaaactgtCTGGATGCTATGCACAAACTCCAGCAGATAGAGAATGAGATGAACCAGTACAGAATcaagaaaggaaaaaagccCACACAGCGGGCATCAGTCATCATAGCAG ATGAACTTGTTCGATCAAACTGTAGCTCCCTGTCTAGTCTCCCACTGGATGATG ATGACTCCGATGGTGCGGGTCAAAGGCCACGGTCACGGTCTGTCCAAGGTTCCCCTCAGCTGAGTCCGATGCGATCGTTGGGAGCCGACTATGACACAGAGAGGCAAGGATCTCCAGCAGGAAATCACCTCAAGAACCACAGCAG ATTAGCTTTTGATGGCCAGGAGGCTTCCCATTACCACCAGAATTCACGAGAGGTCTCCTCCACCAACAGTAGTCCCTATAAAACCCTTCCAAGACCTCCTAGAGATCCACGCAGCATGCCTCCCACCCCGGTTATGACCCGCAATgcctacagcagcagccagctcAG GTTGGAGGGGTCTCCTCATTGCTTCAGGCATCGCAGTGGAAGTCTGGAATCTCAGCCCCGGCTGAGGAAAGACACAGACTTAGAGAAGCCAGTCTTTATCTTGTCACCAGCTGACCGCAGCAACAGCACCGAGGTGTTAGAAGACTGCTCCTCCTACACCAGCCAGTCCAGCCTGGACTACTGTGGGGCAGCTAATTCCCACTACAATACACTGGACTCTCGTACCTCAACCATGCATCGTCTTCACAGGAAAATGGAAGTGTACGGTAATACTGGAAGCATGCCCAACTTGGTCCAGCACCATTCTGGTTGTAATTATTCATGCGAGACCTCAACACACTATACGCCCAGTGCCTACTATGTCGCCGGCTACCCCTGTCCAGACATGGAGCCTTATGCTAATGGTGCCTACGTGTATGAGAATGAGGTAGAAGGCCACTACAATGTGAACCCATCCTACCAAATTAATGGCTACCATGGACATGACAGGTTCAGGCATTACAGCAGTGATGGGGCGGATAGTCTTTCTCAGAATCCTTACGCCACAGTGAGACCACCGCGGAGCAGAGAGGGGCCCAGAAACGAGCTCTTGGCCAAAAACATGCAGAAGGCCCTGGTGGCAGAACACCTGAGAGGCTGGTACCACCGGAGCAGAGGccacagagagggagggagaggactGATGGCCGGATCTGACTTTGACAACGGCTCTCAGCTCAGCCTGGGCTACCAAACCATGCCGGCAGCCTTCAGCCACTCCAGCAGAACCACTTCTTTCTCCTCAG TCTCCTCAGCAGAGAGCACAGGAAATTGGCGCAACCAGCTGGCAGTTGGCCTGACAGAGTTTGATACATCCGACACACCTCAGCACCCTCATCCTGGAACTGAGACCTCGCTGTGCAACCGCAGTCCCACACATAACAG ATGTTCTCCCGAAAACAAAGAGTCTGACACAATGCCTAAAAAATCAGAGTCAGTAGATGTGGTTGGCGCTGAAGCCACTAGTACAGATGAGCCATCAGACAACAATTCTAGCACTTAA
- the frmd4bb gene encoding FERM domain-containing protein 4B isoform X2, translated as MTEGRLCQVQLLDDRKLELLVQPKLLSYELLDLVSSHFNLKEKEFFGLAFFDDNGQCKWLQMDRRVLEHDFSKKPGAIALNFLVRFYVENITQLKDIITVELFYLNAKSAVYNGIIEVETENVFKLAANALQEAKGDYTSDENTRADMKKLPTLPTKVLKEHPSLAYCEDRVIENYKQLKGVSRGQAIVQYLTLVESLPTYGVHYYEVKDKQGIPWWLGISYKGIGQYDLQDKLKPRKLYQWKQLENLYFREKKFAVEVNDPHRRAVTKRTFGQTGLLIHTWYASHSLIKTIWVMAISQHQFYLDRKQSKAKVGPARNLEEIAMDLTEHGGAKINRLGDVCLKNNFITASNGSLVSTGSADSEMSEEQKKEKLSELRKKEQEIQDILAKKTKELKKICLREAELTGKLPKEYPLSSGERPPQVRRRVGTAFKLDDLFPYNEDPFLRNLESRFALQQKIVEAAKKLANESELCKTVKKKRRRNCLDAMHKLQQIENEMNQYRIKKGKKPTQRASVIIADELVRSNCSSLSSLPLDDDDSDGAGQRPRSRSVQGSPQLSPMRSLGADYDTERQGSPAGNHLKNHSRLAFDGQEASHYHQNSREVSSTNSSPYKTLPRPPRDPRSMPPTPVMTRNAYSSSQLRLEGSPHCFRHRSGSLESQPRLRKDTDLEKPVFILSPADRSNSTEVLEDCSSYTSQSSLDYCGAANSHYNTLDSRTSTMHRLHRKMEVYGNTGSMPNLVQHHSGCNYSCETSTHYTPSAYYVAGYPCPDMEPYANGAYVYENEVEGHYNVNPSYQINGYHGHDRFRHYSSDGADSLSQNPYATVRPPRSREGPRNELLAKNMQKALVAEHLRGWYHRSRGHREGGRGLMAGSDFDNGSQLSLGYQTMPAAFSHSSRTTSFSSVSSAESTGNWRNQLAVGLTEFDTSDTPQHPHPGTETSLCNRSPTHNRFYLDGSYMSIH; from the exons ATGACTGAGGGCAGACTGTGCCAAGTTCAGTTGCTGGATGACAGGAAGCTAGAGCTGCTGGTACAG CCGAAGCTGCTGTCGTACGAACTCCTCGACTTGGTATCCTCCCACTTCAACCTCAAAGAGAAAGAATTCTTCGGACTTGCATTTTTTGACGACAA TGGTCAGTGTAAGTGGTTGCAGATGGACCGCAGAGTTCTCGAGCACGACTTTTCAAAGAAGCCCGGTGCCATCGCCCTCAACTTCCTGGTCAG GTTTTATGTAGAAAACATAACGCAGTTAAAGGACATCATAACTGTGGAGTTATTCTACCTGAATGCAAAATCTGCTGTCTACAAC GGGATTATCGAAGTGGAAACTGAGAACGTCTTCAAATTAGCTGCAAATGCTTTGCAG GAGGCTAAAGGAGACTATACAAG tgatgaaAACACTCGAGCTGATATGAAGAAACTACCAACTCTTCCCACCAAAGTACTCAAGGAACACCCATCTCTGGCATACTG TGAGGATCGAGTAATTGAAAATTATAAGCAGCTGAAAGGTGTCTCCAGAGGACAGGCCATTGTGCA GTATTTGACGTTAGTGGAATCATTGCCGACGTATGGTGTGCATTATTATGAGGTTAAG GATAAACAAGGGATCCCCTGGTGGCTTGGAATCAGCTATAAGGGCATCGGCCAGTATGATCTGCAGGACAAATTAAAACCCCGAAAG CTATACCAGTGGAAGCAGCTGGAAAACTTGTACTTCCGAGAGAAAAAATTTGCTGTAGAAGTTAATGACCCACACAG GAGAGCGGTTACCAAACGCACCTTTGGACAGACAGGCCTACTCATCCACACGTGGTATGCCAGCCATTCTCTGATCAAGACCATTTGGGTCATGGCCATTAGTCAGCACCAGTTCTACTTGGACAGGAAGCAAAGCAAA GCTAAAGTTGGACCAGCTCGAAATTTGGAGGAAATTGCCATGGATCTCACAGAGCATGGAGGGGCAAAAATAAACAGACTGGGAGATGTATGCCTAAAAAATAACTTTATAACAGCCAGCAACGGGAGTTTGGTGTCTACAG GTTCTGCAGACTCAGAAATGAGCGAGgaacagaagaaagaaaaactctctgaactgaggaaaaaagaacaggagaTCCAAGATATTTTGGccaagaaaacaaaagagctAAAGAAGATTTGCCTCAGAGAGGCG GAACTAACTGGCAAGCTGCCAAAGGAGTATCCCCTCTCTTCAGGGGAGAGACCGCCGCAGGTCAGACGACGTGTTGGCACTGCTTTTAAGTTAGACGACCTTTTCCCCTACAATGAG GACCCCTTCCTGAGGAACCTGGAGAGCAGATTTGCCCTTCAACAAAAGATTGTGGAGGCAGCCAAGAAGCTTGCAAATGAGTCAGAACTGTGCAAAACTgtcaagaagaagaggaggagaaactgtCTGGATGCTATGCACAAACTCCAGCAGATAGAGAATGAGATGAACCAGTACAGAATcaagaaaggaaaaaagccCACACAGCGGGCATCAGTCATCATAGCAG ATGAACTTGTTCGATCAAACTGTAGCTCCCTGTCTAGTCTCCCACTGGATGATG ATGACTCCGATGGTGCGGGTCAAAGGCCACGGTCACGGTCTGTCCAAGGTTCCCCTCAGCTGAGTCCGATGCGATCGTTGGGAGCCGACTATGACACAGAGAGGCAAGGATCTCCAGCAGGAAATCACCTCAAGAACCACAGCAG ATTAGCTTTTGATGGCCAGGAGGCTTCCCATTACCACCAGAATTCACGAGAGGTCTCCTCCACCAACAGTAGTCCCTATAAAACCCTTCCAAGACCTCCTAGAGATCCACGCAGCATGCCTCCCACCCCGGTTATGACCCGCAATgcctacagcagcagccagctcAG GTTGGAGGGGTCTCCTCATTGCTTCAGGCATCGCAGTGGAAGTCTGGAATCTCAGCCCCGGCTGAGGAAAGACACAGACTTAGAGAAGCCAGTCTTTATCTTGTCACCAGCTGACCGCAGCAACAGCACCGAGGTGTTAGAAGACTGCTCCTCCTACACCAGCCAGTCCAGCCTGGACTACTGTGGGGCAGCTAATTCCCACTACAATACACTGGACTCTCGTACCTCAACCATGCATCGTCTTCACAGGAAAATGGAAGTGTACGGTAATACTGGAAGCATGCCCAACTTGGTCCAGCACCATTCTGGTTGTAATTATTCATGCGAGACCTCAACACACTATACGCCCAGTGCCTACTATGTCGCCGGCTACCCCTGTCCAGACATGGAGCCTTATGCTAATGGTGCCTACGTGTATGAGAATGAGGTAGAAGGCCACTACAATGTGAACCCATCCTACCAAATTAATGGCTACCATGGACATGACAGGTTCAGGCATTACAGCAGTGATGGGGCGGATAGTCTTTCTCAGAATCCTTACGCCACAGTGAGACCACCGCGGAGCAGAGAGGGGCCCAGAAACGAGCTCTTGGCCAAAAACATGCAGAAGGCCCTGGTGGCAGAACACCTGAGAGGCTGGTACCACCGGAGCAGAGGccacagagagggagggagaggactGATGGCCGGATCTGACTTTGACAACGGCTCTCAGCTCAGCCTGGGCTACCAAACCATGCCGGCAGCCTTCAGCCACTCCAGCAGAACCACTTCTTTCTCCTCAG TCTCCTCAGCAGAGAGCACAGGAAATTGGCGCAACCAGCTGGCAGTTGGCCTGACAGAGTTTGATACATCCGACACACCTCAGCACCCTCATCCTGGAACTGAGACCTCGCTGTGCAACCGCAGTCCCACACATAACAG ATTTTACCTGGATGGGAGCTACATGAGCATCCACTGA